One genomic segment of Vibrio mimicus includes these proteins:
- a CDS encoding type I secretion system permease/ATPase: protein MQDTLLNSLVYVSRYYGLANSPEALISGLPLADGKLTPFLFPRSAERAGLVAKENRAPLDKIPHLVFPVVLLLKGGEACVLNSINAESKEAEIVTAESGMIPVAYPLDDLEALYIGRYFMVKKQFRFDERSPEVLKPKDGHWFWGTIFKSKHIYRDVLIASLLINMFAIAAPMFSRIVYDKVVPNLAFETLWVLSSGILVIFLFDFMFKMLRNYFIDVAGKKSDILISSKLFSKVMGIRMEARPPSVGAFARHLQEFESIREFFTSATISALIDLPFALLFLVLIWLMAGHLVWVPIIGVLILVIYSVMIQGRLRRAIEEGSRLASQKYANLIESLYGLETVKLFGAQGQFQYRWEEAVAHMANWNITSRRITDSIQNTAGFVQQAANIGMIIVGVYLISNGDLTMGGLIAATMLSGRAIGPLVQLSLLSTRYNQAKSSMTIIEQVMSMPDEQEEGKRYIHRPIIQGKIELDRVTFHYPNSPIASVRDLSLTINPGEKVAIIGRIGSGKTTLERLIMGLYKPTEGYVRIDDTDISQLHHIDIRRNIGCVPQDSVLFYGSIRDNITLGRPLADDREVMDAANRAGVTAFTQQDPAGLERQVGEGGMLLSGGQRQSVSIARALLGRPPVLLMDEPTSAMDNRSEMHIKQQLSQLKPSETLILITHKTSMLDVVDRVIVMEKGCVIADGPKHEVLNDLRQGNVRAVQ from the coding sequence ATGCAAGATACATTACTTAATTCGCTGGTGTACGTAAGCCGTTATTACGGTTTAGCGAATTCTCCTGAAGCTCTGATCAGCGGTTTACCTTTAGCTGATGGCAAGCTGACGCCTTTTCTTTTTCCTCGTTCAGCAGAAAGAGCTGGACTAGTAGCCAAAGAAAACCGCGCACCATTAGACAAAATCCCTCATTTGGTCTTTCCGGTGGTATTGCTACTCAAAGGGGGGGAAGCCTGCGTACTCAACAGCATTAATGCAGAATCCAAAGAAGCAGAAATTGTCACGGCAGAATCGGGAATGATACCCGTTGCCTACCCACTCGATGATTTGGAAGCACTGTACATTGGCCGTTACTTTATGGTCAAAAAACAGTTTCGCTTCGATGAACGCTCACCTGAAGTGCTTAAGCCAAAAGATGGTCACTGGTTTTGGGGCACTATTTTTAAATCTAAACACATTTATCGAGATGTCTTGATTGCTTCACTCTTGATCAACATGTTTGCCATTGCCGCACCGATGTTTTCGCGAATTGTGTACGACAAAGTCGTGCCTAACCTCGCGTTTGAAACCTTATGGGTGCTTTCAAGCGGTATCTTGGTGATCTTTTTGTTCGACTTTATGTTCAAAATGCTGCGTAACTACTTTATCGATGTGGCAGGCAAAAAATCGGACATCCTGATCTCTTCCAAACTGTTTAGCAAAGTCATGGGCATTCGGATGGAAGCTCGCCCACCTTCTGTGGGTGCTTTTGCACGTCACTTACAAGAATTTGAATCCATTCGCGAATTTTTCACTTCCGCTACCATCTCTGCGCTGATTGATCTGCCATTTGCCCTGCTATTTTTAGTGTTGATCTGGTTAATGGCTGGGCATCTAGTTTGGGTTCCCATTATCGGCGTGCTGATCTTAGTGATCTATTCAGTCATGATCCAAGGCCGACTTAGACGTGCCATAGAAGAAGGTTCAAGGCTTGCCTCTCAGAAATACGCGAATTTGATCGAAAGCTTATATGGCTTAGAAACCGTCAAGCTATTTGGCGCCCAAGGGCAGTTCCAATATCGTTGGGAAGAAGCGGTAGCCCATATGGCTAACTGGAACATCACCAGCCGCCGAATTACCGATAGCATTCAAAATACCGCAGGATTCGTTCAACAAGCGGCCAACATCGGCATGATCATCGTCGGTGTGTATTTGATTTCGAATGGGGATTTGACCATGGGGGGATTGATTGCGGCCACCATGCTCAGTGGCCGCGCGATTGGACCTTTAGTACAACTCTCCCTGCTCTCTACCCGTTATAACCAAGCGAAGTCCTCTATGACCATCATAGAGCAAGTGATGTCGATGCCCGATGAGCAGGAAGAAGGCAAGCGCTATATCCACCGCCCTATTATTCAAGGCAAAATTGAACTGGATCGCGTGACCTTCCACTACCCTAATTCTCCAATCGCCTCGGTTCGAGACCTCAGCCTGACGATTAACCCTGGGGAAAAAGTGGCAATCATCGGTCGGATCGGCTCTGGGAAAACCACGTTAGAACGCCTGATCATGGGGCTTTATAAACCCACGGAAGGCTATGTGCGCATTGACGATACGGACATTTCACAACTGCACCATATTGATATTCGCCGCAACATAGGCTGTGTACCACAAGACAGTGTGCTGTTTTACGGCTCGATTCGTGACAACATTACACTGGGCCGACCACTGGCCGATGATCGTGAAGTGATGGATGCCGCTAACCGAGCAGGAGTGACCGCTTTTACTCAGCAAGATCCAGCCGGATTGGAGCGTCAGGTTGGTGAAGGCGGCATGCTGCTCTCTGGTGGTCAGCGCCAATCGGTTAGTATTGCGCGCGCTCTATTAGGTCGTCCTCCCGTATTGTTGATGGATGAACCGACCAGCGCGATGGATAACCGCTCAGAAATGCACATTAAACAGCAATTGAGCCAACTCAAACCCAGCGAAACGCTGATTTTAATCACCCACAAGACCTCTATGTTGGATGTGGTGGATCGCGTCATTGTGATGGAAAAAGGCTGCGTCATTGCAGATGGTCCGAAACACGAAGTGTTAAACGACCTCCGTCAGGGGAATGTACGCGCTGTGCAGTAG
- a CDS encoding aminopeptidase — protein MKDKRINELATLLVHHSLAIQPGEKVMIAAMEECSIPFAKALNREIVKVGGNVQVQFLSEEMRHDLMKYGSPEQMAWIPEIERYGMEWADVYIALRGASNLYMHWDIAPEHKAISQKTQGIISTDRWMKTRWCLLRIPNLNMAHQAKMDEETLTEQFFNACLLDWDSYTAHWQWLCDQLEQGSEIRIVAKGTDLSFSTKGRKWVVFDGRANMPDGEIATAPLTETINGYMSFETPGVLGGQLIENIYLEWADGKLVKADATSNLDYLQKILATDEGAGLIGEFAFGLNPEMKFFTNDILIDEKIGGSLHIALGRAYPQCGGTNMSSIHWDIIKDTREEGEVYLDGKLVFKAGQFLF, from the coding sequence ATGAAAGATAAAAGAATCAATGAATTAGCAACATTACTGGTTCACCATTCTCTGGCCATTCAACCGGGTGAGAAAGTGATGATTGCGGCAATGGAAGAGTGCAGCATCCCCTTTGCGAAAGCGCTGAATCGCGAAATTGTGAAAGTGGGTGGCAACGTGCAAGTGCAATTTCTTAGTGAAGAGATGCGCCATGATTTGATGAAATACGGCTCGCCTGAGCAGATGGCGTGGATCCCTGAAATTGAGCGCTACGGTATGGAATGGGCGGATGTGTATATCGCTCTACGAGGTGCTTCAAACCTCTATATGCATTGGGATATAGCTCCAGAACATAAAGCGATTAGCCAGAAAACGCAGGGGATCATCTCAACCGATCGTTGGATGAAAACCCGCTGGTGCTTGCTACGTATTCCTAACCTGAATATGGCGCATCAAGCCAAGATGGATGAAGAAACGTTAACGGAACAGTTTTTTAACGCCTGTTTGCTCGATTGGGATAGCTATACTGCACATTGGCAGTGGTTGTGTGATCAGCTAGAGCAAGGTAGCGAAATTCGCATCGTAGCGAAAGGAACGGATTTGAGCTTCTCAACCAAGGGACGCAAATGGGTGGTGTTTGATGGACGAGCCAATATGCCGGACGGCGAAATTGCTACAGCCCCACTTACCGAAACCATCAACGGTTATATGTCGTTTGAAACTCCGGGCGTGTTAGGTGGACAGCTGATTGAAAACATCTACCTCGAATGGGCTGATGGCAAGTTGGTAAAAGCGGATGCCACATCGAACCTTGATTATTTGCAGAAGATCCTTGCCACCGATGAAGGTGCGGGGTTGATTGGTGAATTTGCTTTCGGACTTAATCCAGAAATGAAGTTTTTTACCAATGACATTTTGATCGATGAAAAAATTGGTGGCAGCTTACATATCGCCCTTGGCCGAGCCTATCCGCAATGCGGCGGAACCAATATGTCTTCGATTCACTGGGATATCATTAAAGATACTCGAGAAGAGGGAGAAGTGTATTTGGATGGCAAATTGGTCTTTAAAGCCGGCCAGTTCTTGTTCTAA
- a CDS encoding transglutaminase-like cysteine peptidase, translating into MKRWIVLSLAICASSLSLALNTKEQQWVNAVKATYGPRAGKRVETWRLKMAQLASVSEKVKLQEVNAFFNQLNFVNDIYLWGSNDYWATPLEFLGSNAGDCEDFTIAKYFSLLELGVSDKKLRLVYVKAIELNQFHMVLAYYSTPSSEPVILDNINPQIKPASTRKDLLPIYSFNGKNLWLMKSNNGQLAGDSSRLSLWNDLRARERSLKLNKPLVSYDE; encoded by the coding sequence ATGAAACGTTGGATTGTTCTCTCACTGGCGATTTGTGCCTCCTCTCTTTCACTGGCGCTCAATACCAAGGAGCAACAGTGGGTGAATGCGGTAAAGGCAACCTATGGCCCGCGAGCAGGCAAACGCGTAGAGACTTGGCGGCTTAAGATGGCACAGCTGGCTTCCGTATCAGAGAAAGTGAAGCTACAAGAAGTGAATGCGTTTTTTAACCAGCTCAATTTCGTCAATGATATCTATCTTTGGGGTTCCAACGATTATTGGGCCACCCCATTAGAGTTTCTTGGTAGTAATGCGGGAGACTGTGAAGATTTCACAATTGCGAAGTATTTCTCGCTGTTAGAGCTGGGTGTATCAGATAAAAAACTCCGTCTCGTGTATGTTAAAGCAATTGAATTAAACCAATTTCATATGGTCTTGGCGTATTACTCCACCCCGAGTTCCGAGCCAGTGATTTTGGATAACATCAATCCACAAATTAAACCCGCATCAACACGCAAAGACTTACTACCCATCTACAGCTTTAACGGTAAGAATTTGTGGCTAATGAAATCCAATAACGGACAATTGGCAGGGGACTCTTCGAGATTGAGTTTGTGGAACGATTTAAGAGCCAGAGAGCGCTCTCTAAAATTAAATAAACCTCTAGTTAGCTATGATGAGTAG
- a CDS encoding bifunctional diguanylate cyclase/phosphodiesterase, with protein sequence MTLYKQLVAGMIAVFILLLGSVFTIQFNTTRDSLEQQQRSEVNNTINTVGLALAPYLEKKDNVAVESVINALFDGSSYSVVRLIFLDDGTEILRSYPIQPNDVPKWFTQLNLFEPIHDRRVVTSGWMQLAEVEIVSHPGPAYAQLWEALIRLSSAFVAILVIGMFAVAFILKRSLKPLQLIVNKMEQVANNQFGEPLPRPNTQDLIYVVDGINKMSEQVEKAFKAQAKEAQQLRERAYLDPVSHLGNRAYYMSQLSGWLSESGIGGVAILQAEFIKELYEDKGYEAGDGMVRELAERLKNSITTKDISIARISTYEFGIIMPNTDESELKIVADSIVTCVEDINPDPTGMAKANLSLGVVSNKRQSTTTQLLSILDNAVAKAKANPELNYGFISSDTDKVILGKQQWKTLVEEAMHNDWFTFRFQAANSSWGKTFHREVFSAFEKDGVRYSANQFLFALEQLNASHLFDQYVIEQVIGLLESGAQTEPLAINITQNSISQPSFIRWISQTLSKHLSIAHLLHFEIPEGCFVNEPHYTALFCNAVRNAGADFGVDNYGRNFQSLDYINEFRPKYVKLDYLFTHNLDDERQKFTLTSISRTAHNLGITTIASRVETQTQLDFLSEHFIEVFQGFIVDK encoded by the coding sequence ATGACGCTATACAAACAACTGGTCGCAGGGATGATTGCGGTGTTTATTTTGTTGTTGGGTTCGGTTTTTACCATCCAATTCAACACCACTCGCGACAGTCTTGAGCAACAACAACGCTCTGAGGTCAATAACACCATCAATACGGTGGGATTGGCTTTAGCGCCCTATTTGGAGAAAAAGGATAACGTTGCGGTAGAATCTGTGATCAACGCTCTGTTTGATGGCAGCAGCTACTCGGTTGTTCGTTTGATTTTCCTTGATGACGGTACCGAAATTCTTCGCTCCTACCCCATTCAACCCAATGATGTCCCAAAATGGTTTACCCAATTGAACCTCTTTGAACCGATTCATGACCGACGAGTTGTCACCAGTGGTTGGATGCAATTAGCCGAAGTTGAAATCGTTAGCCACCCAGGGCCTGCCTACGCCCAACTATGGGAAGCATTGATTCGTCTCAGTAGTGCCTTCGTGGCCATTTTAGTGATTGGTATGTTTGCCGTTGCCTTTATTCTGAAACGCTCACTCAAGCCATTGCAGTTGATCGTTAATAAAATGGAGCAAGTCGCGAACAATCAATTTGGTGAACCACTGCCCCGCCCCAACACTCAAGATTTGATCTATGTGGTGGATGGCATCAACAAAATGTCTGAGCAGGTAGAAAAAGCATTTAAAGCTCAGGCGAAAGAAGCACAACAGCTGCGTGAAAGAGCCTACCTTGACCCTGTTTCTCATCTGGGTAACCGGGCGTATTACATGAGTCAATTGAGTGGCTGGCTTTCAGAAAGTGGCATTGGCGGTGTGGCCATTCTACAAGCAGAATTCATTAAAGAACTGTACGAAGATAAAGGCTATGAAGCGGGTGATGGCATGGTTCGCGAGCTTGCTGAACGCCTGAAAAACTCGATTACCACAAAAGATATTTCGATTGCGCGTATCTCCACTTATGAGTTTGGCATCATCATGCCAAACACCGATGAAAGCGAACTCAAAATCGTGGCTGATAGCATTGTAACCTGTGTGGAAGACATCAACCCTGACCCGACTGGTATGGCGAAAGCCAACCTGTCACTGGGTGTGGTGAGCAATAAACGCCAATCCACGACAACACAACTGCTTTCGATATTAGATAATGCTGTCGCCAAAGCCAAAGCCAATCCAGAGCTCAACTACGGCTTTATCAGCAGTGATACTGATAAAGTGATTTTAGGTAAGCAGCAGTGGAAAACCTTGGTTGAAGAAGCTATGCATAACGATTGGTTCACTTTCCGCTTCCAAGCAGCCAACAGCAGTTGGGGAAAAACCTTCCACCGCGAGGTTTTCTCCGCGTTTGAAAAAGACGGTGTTCGTTACAGCGCAAACCAATTCTTGTTTGCTCTTGAACAGCTCAATGCGAGTCATCTCTTTGATCAGTATGTGATTGAGCAAGTGATCGGTCTACTTGAAAGTGGTGCGCAAACGGAACCACTGGCGATCAACATTACCCAAAACAGCATTTCTCAACCTAGCTTTATCCGTTGGATCAGCCAAACCTTAAGTAAGCACCTCTCCATCGCCCATCTGCTGCATTTTGAAATTCCAGAAGGCTGCTTTGTCAACGAACCTCATTACACTGCTCTATTTTGTAACGCTGTGCGTAATGCGGGGGCGGATTTTGGCGTGGACAACTATGGACGTAACTTCCAATCTCTCGATTACATTAACGAGTTCCGTCCTAAGTACGTGAAATTGGATTATCTGTTCACCCATAACTTGGATGATGAACGCCAGAAATTTACTCTGACCTCTATCTCGCGTACGGCACACAACTTGGGGATTACGACCATCGCCTCACGAGTTGAAACACAGACTCAGCTCGATTTTCTCTCTGAACATTTTATTGAAGTTTTCCAAGGCTTCATTGTTGATAAGTAA
- a CDS encoding DeoR/GlpR family DNA-binding transcription regulator — MQATQRRQQILRYVWQHGEILTNQAIELFGFSAPTVRRDFLKLVQSHPSIHRTHGGIRFNQQKTDLEFEFDIKQQLQTTAKQEIAAKAILQIEPNDCLFLDSGSTCYELAKYLKEMEVTVITTDLNIAHLLAGTSKVEVYVVGGKVRNGFFSIGDSMAVESLRQFSAPKAFMSCDAISLDAGITNSSMFEVGVKKNVIQQCQAVYMLADDSKFERIEPYAVAALSVISYLITNSELDSCLKNQYLARGIQMI, encoded by the coding sequence ATGCAGGCAACTCAGCGGCGGCAACAAATCCTGCGTTACGTTTGGCAGCACGGAGAAATTCTCACCAATCAAGCCATTGAACTCTTTGGCTTTTCCGCGCCAACCGTGCGGCGAGATTTTCTCAAATTAGTCCAATCGCACCCGTCTATTCACAGAACTCATGGCGGTATTCGATTTAATCAGCAAAAAACCGATTTGGAATTTGAATTCGACATTAAACAGCAGTTACAAACGACCGCGAAGCAGGAGATCGCTGCCAAAGCAATCTTGCAGATTGAACCCAATGATTGCCTGTTTCTTGATTCCGGTTCAACTTGTTATGAACTGGCTAAGTATTTGAAAGAAATGGAAGTAACCGTTATCACAACGGACTTAAATATCGCTCACTTGTTGGCGGGCACCTCGAAAGTAGAGGTTTATGTGGTGGGGGGGAAAGTGCGCAACGGCTTCTTTTCGATCGGTGACAGCATGGCGGTGGAGTCGCTACGCCAGTTTTCTGCCCCGAAGGCATTTATGTCTTGCGATGCCATTTCACTCGATGCTGGCATTACCAACTCTTCCATGTTTGAGGTTGGGGTGAAAAAGAACGTGATCCAACAGTGTCAGGCGGTATACATGTTGGCAGATGACAGCAAATTTGAACGGATAGAACCTTACGCTGTCGCTGCGCTATCGGTAATTTCATACCTTATCACCAACAGTGAGCTTGATAGCTGCTTAAAAAATCAATATCTAGCGCGTGGTATCCAGATGATCTGA
- a CDS encoding FGGY-family carbohydrate kinase, whose translation MGAYYLGIDIGTYSSKGVIVDEQGNVVVSHDIAHSLSIPHDGWAEHDAKQVWWGEFVEICQALVRKSGIAPAQIKAVGHSAMSPCILCADEQGEPLHPAILYGIDTRAVEQQHSIELQFGQAAIYQLSGVTLSAQSVTPKLRWIQEHLPQVWQKAHFLFSASGYLTYQLTGQYCLNYYDAIGYPGLYDVQNRAWSAQFRRDLIGDKALPHLLWASEFAGQITEQAAELTGLKEGTPVLPGCADAASEALAAGVKAVGDTMMMYGSSTFFISRTERLPHSPVFWGNHFLEPETYVISGGTATCGSLITWYLKQFGAEASRIGADTQQNPYAVLMQEFSMSTPGANGLICLPYFSGERTPVLDNRAQGVLMGLSLHHTHADVYRSVLEGIAMSLRHNLDALQQEGFTIAQLYAVGGGTHNPYLMQVVSDIAQKEQQVPQVDFGACYGDCLMAAKAAGQFASLDEAVSTWVTHAQHYTPQELTKIYDPLYALYRDLYTHTKPFMHQLHQLKG comes from the coding sequence ATGGGTGCGTATTACTTAGGAATCGACATCGGAACATACTCCAGCAAAGGCGTGATTGTGGATGAACAAGGCAACGTGGTGGTTTCCCATGACATTGCCCATTCACTGAGCATCCCACACGATGGATGGGCAGAGCACGATGCGAAGCAGGTTTGGTGGGGGGAGTTTGTTGAGATTTGCCAAGCCCTAGTGCGCAAATCAGGCATCGCACCTGCGCAAATCAAAGCAGTAGGTCATAGTGCGATGTCTCCCTGCATCCTGTGCGCGGATGAGCAAGGCGAGCCCCTACACCCCGCGATTTTGTATGGCATAGATACCCGTGCGGTCGAGCAGCAGCACAGTATTGAGCTGCAGTTTGGTCAGGCGGCGATTTATCAACTCAGTGGTGTAACACTCTCCGCACAATCGGTCACACCGAAGCTGCGTTGGATTCAAGAGCACTTACCGCAGGTGTGGCAAAAGGCGCACTTTCTCTTCTCAGCTTCTGGCTATCTAACTTATCAATTAACGGGGCAGTATTGCCTCAATTACTACGATGCGATTGGTTACCCCGGTCTGTATGACGTACAAAACCGCGCGTGGTCGGCACAATTTCGCCGTGATTTAATTGGAGATAAAGCGCTACCTCACTTGCTTTGGGCGAGTGAGTTTGCAGGGCAGATCACCGAGCAAGCGGCCGAGTTAACCGGCTTAAAAGAAGGTACGCCAGTATTACCTGGTTGCGCGGATGCCGCCTCTGAAGCATTGGCCGCTGGGGTGAAAGCGGTTGGTGACACCATGATGATGTATGGCAGTTCTACCTTTTTCATTAGCCGAACCGAGCGCTTACCGCACTCGCCCGTTTTTTGGGGAAACCACTTTTTGGAGCCAGAAACCTATGTGATTTCAGGCGGGACGGCGACCTGCGGCAGCTTGATTACCTGGTATCTCAAACAATTTGGTGCGGAGGCATCTCGCATTGGTGCTGACACTCAGCAAAATCCCTATGCTGTTTTAATGCAAGAGTTTTCAATGTCGACACCGGGAGCGAATGGGCTCATCTGCCTGCCTTACTTCTCGGGCGAGCGAACCCCGGTATTGGATAACCGAGCACAAGGAGTGCTGATGGGATTATCGCTTCATCATACCCATGCTGATGTGTACCGCTCAGTGCTGGAAGGGATTGCAATGAGTCTGAGGCACAATTTGGACGCACTACAACAAGAAGGGTTCACCATTGCACAGCTCTATGCGGTGGGAGGAGGAACGCACAATCCTTATTTAATGCAGGTGGTGAGTGATATTGCGCAGAAAGAGCAGCAAGTACCGCAAGTGGATTTCGGCGCGTGTTACGGAGACTGCTTGATGGCGGCAAAAGCGGCAGGTCAATTTGCTTCATTAGATGAAGCGGTGAGTACGTGGGTGACTCACGCGCAGCACTACACACCGCAGGAGCTGACGAAAATCTACGACCCGTTATATGCGCTATACCGAGATCTTTATACGCATACCAAACCCTTTATGCACCAACTTCACCAGTTAAAGGGGTGA
- a CDS encoding ABC transporter permease: MFGRFSSDHGMLSRPQERLHVRILAIAIAIVLVVLLAVQGSQFLSVTNFQSMAFQSAELGLLTLAMTLAILLAGIDLSILAIANLSAIAVASYLKSVDAAAFGLLDFGIAAMIAIVVGVVCGAINGLLIGFFSVPAILATLATMTLYGGFAIGFTGGSAISAMPEGFAVLGNGTLWGVPVPLLIFLLFGFVLWLILEKTIFGTEMYCVGSNPKASLYSGIDIRWVYFKTHTLIGVIAAIAGLVILSRTNSANPDYGSSYILSTILIVALGGISVLGGKGKISGVILAIALLQLFSTGLNMMLYKTSGSNFLKDVIWGLLLLFVISVMHFFQQQGRK; the protein is encoded by the coding sequence ATGTTTGGACGATTTTCATCTGATCACGGCATGCTGAGTCGCCCTCAAGAACGTCTGCATGTGCGCATTCTCGCTATCGCGATTGCCATTGTGTTGGTGGTGTTACTGGCGGTGCAAGGTAGCCAATTTCTATCCGTCACCAACTTCCAGTCGATGGCATTTCAAAGCGCGGAGCTGGGTTTGCTTACCCTTGCCATGACCTTAGCCATTCTATTGGCAGGGATTGATCTCTCGATTCTTGCGATTGCCAATCTCTCCGCTATCGCGGTGGCCAGTTACTTGAAAAGTGTGGATGCCGCTGCGTTTGGGTTACTCGACTTCGGCATCGCCGCCATGATTGCGATTGTAGTTGGGGTCGTGTGTGGTGCAATCAACGGATTACTGATTGGATTTTTCTCCGTTCCGGCGATCTTAGCCACGCTGGCCACAATGACGCTCTACGGTGGATTCGCGATTGGTTTTACCGGCGGTTCCGCCATCTCAGCCATGCCCGAAGGGTTTGCTGTACTCGGTAATGGCACTCTTTGGGGGGTACCGGTGCCGCTGTTGATTTTCTTACTGTTTGGCTTTGTCTTATGGCTAATTTTGGAGAAAACCATCTTTGGCACAGAGATGTATTGTGTAGGCAGTAACCCAAAGGCTTCGCTGTACAGTGGTATTGATATTCGTTGGGTCTATTTTAAAACCCACACGCTTATCGGCGTCATAGCAGCGATTGCCGGCTTAGTCATCTTATCTCGCACGAATTCTGCCAACCCTGATTATGGTTCGTCTTACATCCTGAGTACCATTTTGATTGTGGCCCTCGGTGGGATCTCCGTATTGGGAGGAAAAGGCAAAATATCAGGGGTGATACTGGCCATAGCACTGCTGCAACTTTTCTCCACAGGCTTGAACATGATGCTGTACAAAACCAGTGGCAGTAATTTTCTTAAAGACGTGATTTGGGGGCTGTTATTGCTCTTCGTGATCAGTGTGATGCACTTTTTCCAACAACAAGGACGAAAATAA
- a CDS encoding DUF342 domain-containing protein → MWKEILEFTSDRQQVIAKLGAKTAQKELNRSELPAVLAQIGAAKLFILEENVTRFINSVKEGKRAAFDGVPIAEVRNATVTIELGEKEMLASMIVTGAYGGRGLRGNELVHALAQASVLKGINKLALKKVLLVSNQLKPGEVFTQPVARGKDPIQGKDTHFVPLVDDVSKRVLRPQKKVGENKLDMRNLGETITVGENDPVMRRIPATKGEMGYTVQGKPIPPKPGKESALVAGKGTHISPNDPNLLLASQAGMPLIKKNTIEVDSALCLNHVSVATGHIRFKGNVVIAGDIEPGMIVRATGAITVGGFIESANVQAQGDIEVGKGIIGYTVSDNEELGCVVKSGGNIRANYAQNAELQAADSIYLAVHSMGNAIRCGNDLLVLDSKQTQGTLSAGTAKVGGKIICFNLGVEGDTATHVEAFARYQSYKERINKHKDLYKQAQDTMMELIRREIEFKKRPKAERNEEESQAIDKAKIEANEQMEKIKLALDMLSEEFEVQLVENTVEAKNKVFTHVTIQFGDERVLTKRAHGASIFAFNQHEIKLSSMLEAEDIGI, encoded by the coding sequence ATGTGGAAAGAAATACTCGAATTCACGTCAGATAGGCAGCAAGTGATCGCGAAATTGGGAGCAAAAACCGCCCAAAAAGAGCTGAATCGCAGTGAACTGCCTGCGGTGTTGGCACAAATTGGAGCCGCAAAACTGTTCATCTTGGAAGAGAATGTCACCCGTTTTATCAATAGTGTGAAAGAAGGTAAACGTGCGGCCTTTGACGGCGTCCCCATTGCTGAAGTGCGTAATGCAACCGTGACCATTGAGCTAGGTGAGAAAGAGATGCTCGCCAGTATGATTGTGACTGGGGCATACGGTGGTCGAGGTTTACGTGGTAATGAACTGGTTCATGCTTTAGCGCAAGCGAGTGTGCTGAAAGGCATCAACAAGTTGGCGTTAAAAAAAGTGCTACTGGTAAGCAATCAGTTAAAACCGGGCGAAGTGTTCACTCAGCCTGTTGCGCGAGGTAAAGATCCGATCCAAGGGAAAGACACCCATTTTGTACCCTTGGTTGACGATGTGTCCAAACGCGTGTTGCGCCCGCAAAAAAAAGTGGGCGAGAACAAACTTGATATGCGCAATCTGGGAGAAACCATCACGGTCGGCGAAAATGATCCCGTGATGCGTCGTATCCCCGCGACCAAAGGTGAAATGGGCTATACCGTGCAAGGTAAACCCATTCCGCCTAAACCGGGTAAAGAATCTGCTCTCGTCGCGGGCAAAGGCACACATATCTCTCCGAATGATCCCAATTTATTGCTCGCCTCTCAGGCGGGTATGCCTCTGATAAAAAAGAACACTATTGAAGTCGATAGCGCGCTTTGTTTGAACCATGTCAGTGTGGCAACAGGGCACATTCGTTTTAAAGGTAATGTTGTGATCGCGGGAGATATAGAGCCAGGGATGATTGTGCGCGCTACGGGGGCGATTACCGTTGGGGGGTTTATTGAATCGGCAAACGTACAAGCGCAGGGTGATATCGAGGTGGGTAAAGGGATCATCGGCTACACCGTTTCTGATAATGAAGAATTGGGTTGTGTGGTGAAATCGGGGGGGAATATCCGTGCAAACTACGCTCAGAATGCCGAACTACAAGCGGCGGATTCCATTTACCTTGCGGTACATAGCATGGGAAATGCAATCCGTTGTGGGAATGATCTCTTGGTGCTTGATAGTAAGCAGACTCAAGGTACGCTCAGTGCTGGCACGGCCAAAGTCGGGGGCAAAATTATCTGCTTTAATCTTGGTGTAGAAGGTGATACCGCGACACACGTTGAGGCCTTTGCGCGCTACCAAAGCTACAAAGAGCGGATCAATAAACATAAAGATCTCTACAAGCAAGCGCAGGATACGATGATGGAACTGATCCGACGCGAAATTGAATTTAAAAAACGCCCCAAAGCTGAGCGAAACGAAGAAGAATCCCAAGCGATCGATAAGGCTAAAATTGAAGCCAATGAGCAGATGGAGAAAATCAAATTAGCGCTCGATATGCTAAGTGAAGAGTTTGAAGTGCAATTAGTGGAAAACACGGTGGAAGCGAAGAACAAAGTGTTTACCCACGTCACGATTCAATTTGGTGATGAACGGGTACTGACTAAGCGTGCTCACGGGGCTTCCATTTTTGCCTTCAACCAACATGAGATTAAATTGTCCTCAATGTTGGAAGCCGAAGATATTGGGATTTGA